The region CGTCGAAGAAGGGGGCTGAGAGAGGACAGGCGTAAACGCAGCTCCTACAGCCTACGCACTTCACCGTATTGATCCTAACGATGCCAGCCTCGTCCTTCTCAATGGCTTTACTAATGCAAGAGGCTGCGCAGATAGGCTCTTCGCAGTGTAGGCATAGGATGGCCTGGAAGGTGCCCACGGCCGGGTCGAAGACATGCCTAATGAAGGACTTGGAGTAGTTCGCTTCGCCATAGTGCTTTAAGCTACAAGCAGCCTCGCAGTTGCGGCATCCAGTACACCTGTCGGGATCGAAGACTAGCTTGAGCCCCACTACTCCCAACTCCTGAGCCAGCTTGCCTCCTTAAAATATGTACGCTTTAAAGAGGTTTCGGTGCCCACCCTCGTGCATATAGCTTTGCTAAAAAGGTATAGACGGAGCTTTACTACTATAATTACCCCTCCGGGTCTACCAAGAAAATAAGAGAGGGCGAGGGCTAGGCTCTTCTTAAGGCAGCCTCTGCAGCTAGGGTTACCGGGCTCCACGTGTCGGCTAGCGGGGGCGTGTAGCACGTATCTGCCTTGGAGAGGTCGTATGCCGTCATCCCCGCCTGGATGGCTAGCGACAGGCCGTCTATCCTACCGGCTACGCCCTCGCCTCCGATTACCTGGGCGCCTATTAGCTTCATAGCCTCCTTCTCGAAGATCAGCTTCACCCTTATGTCTCTCCCGCCTGGGTAGTACTCAGCCCTAGTCCTCCAGGAAGCTGAGCCCACTACTACTTCTAGCCCTGCCTGCCTCGCCTGCCACGCTGTAAGCCCAGTGAAGCCTACCTCTAGGTCGAAGATCTTCGACACCGTCGAGCCTAGGACCCCGGGGAAGGTTGCGTAGCCACCAGCTGCGTTCACCCCAGCCACTTTGCCCTGTTTAACAGCCACTGTCCCTAGCTGGCATAGGGCGGGCTGCTTAGTGACTAGGTGGAGGCTCTCTACGCAATCACCGGCGGCGTAGATATCTGGAACACTAGTCATCATCCTAGGGTCTACCTTAATCCCACCGGTGGCTCCTAGCTTACAGCCAGCCCTTACGGCTAGGTCGACGTTTGCTCTAACACCCACCGCCATAACTACTAGGTCTGCCTCGATCACCTCCCCACCGGCAGCCACTGCCTTAACGCCCTCGTCCCCTAAAACCTCATCTACCCTCGTGTTCAGCGCCAGCCTCACACCGTGGGCCGCTAGGTTAGCCTGGACTATCTTAGCTAGGTCTTCGTCTAGGATTGAGCGTAGCACCTGGCCCATGGCCTCCACCACGGTTACCCTCACCCCCCTCTTCACTAAGCCCTCGGCTGTCTCTAGCCCCACGAGCCCGGCCCCTACGATCACGGCGCCCCTAGCCTTCATGGCGGCCTGGAGAATCGCGGAGGCGTCGTCTATAGTCCTTAGACAGTAGACCCCCTTCTTATCGTGGCCCTTAACTGGCGGGACTATCGCCCTCGCCCCAGTAGCGAGGATTAAGGCGTCGTAGGGGATCGTCTCTTCCTTACCGCTCGGGCCTATCGCCTTAACCACCTTGCTGCTTGGATCTACCTCAGTGACTTGGGTGGAGAGCTTGAGGTTTATCTTCATCATCCTGTAGAACTCCGGCTTGTATATCACTATGCGCTCGAAGCTCTCAATGTCCCCCCC is a window of Candidatus Nezhaarchaeota archaeon DNA encoding:
- a CDS encoding 4Fe-4S dicluster domain-containing protein, with product MGLKLVFDPDRCTGCRNCEAACSLKHYGEANYSKSFIRHVFDPAVGTFQAILCLHCEEPICAASCISKAIEKDEAGIVRINTVKCVGCRSCVYACPLSAPFFDEFLRASVKCDLCNGDPECVKFCSSGALRAYPREAAIELRRRIYG
- a CDS encoding FAD-dependent oxidoreductase encodes the protein MSKRIVVVGGGAAGLDAALSARRTNRGAEVTIVSAEPRPAYSRCALPFVIGGDIESFERIVIYKPEFYRMMKINLKLSTQVTEVDPSSKVVKAIGPSGKEETIPYDALILATGARAIVPPVKGHDKKGVYCLRTIDDASAILQAAMKARGAVIVGAGLVGLETAEGLVKRGVRVTVVEAMGQVLRSILDEDLAKIVQANLAAHGVRLALNTRVDEVLGDEGVKAVAAGGEVIEADLVVMAVGVRANVDLAVRAGCKLGATGGIKVDPRMMTSVPDIYAAGDCVESLHLVTKQPALCQLGTVAVKQGKVAGVNAAGGYATFPGVLGSTVSKIFDLEVGFTGLTAWQARQAGLEVVVGSASWRTRAEYYPGGRDIRVKLIFEKEAMKLIGAQVIGGEGVAGRIDGLSLAIQAGMTAYDLSKADTCYTPPLADTWSPVTLAAEAALRRA